In Insulibacter thermoxylanivorax, one genomic interval encodes:
- the pstC gene encoding phosphate ABC transporter permease subunit PstC, translating to MTEKGQRLDLKKKKSILSSDRIMPMILAIFAGISVLTTIGIVIILITESSGFFRQVPFLDFITGTKWTPLFSGSQQSFGVLPLVAGTLMITGIASVVALPIGLFSGIYLSEYAPARVRAVLKPVLEVLAGIPTIVYGFFALTFVTPMLKHIIPDLNIFNALSAGIVVGIMIIPMISSLSEDAMSAVPRSIRDAAYALGATRLEVALKVVVPAALSGIVASFVLGLSRAIGETMIVAMASGGLANLTWNPLESMQTLTAYIVMVANGDTTHGTVEYYTIYAVGLLLFIMTLLMNILAGYIKRKFREEYR from the coding sequence CTCAAGAAGAAAAAAAGCATCCTCTCCAGCGATCGAATCATGCCGATGATCTTGGCGATCTTCGCCGGTATCTCGGTACTCACAACGATCGGCATCGTCATCATCTTAATCACGGAGTCCTCTGGATTTTTCCGCCAAGTTCCATTCCTTGATTTTATAACGGGTACGAAGTGGACACCATTGTTCTCCGGTTCCCAACAGTCCTTCGGCGTGCTGCCGCTCGTCGCGGGGACGCTGATGATCACGGGAATCGCTTCTGTGGTCGCCCTTCCGATCGGATTGTTCAGCGGCATCTATCTCAGTGAATACGCTCCTGCGCGGGTGCGGGCGGTACTCAAACCGGTCTTGGAGGTCTTGGCAGGGATTCCGACGATCGTATATGGATTCTTCGCTCTCACTTTTGTCACACCTATGCTTAAGCATATCATACCCGATCTGAATATATTCAATGCGCTGAGCGCAGGCATCGTTGTAGGCATCATGATCATCCCGATGATCTCCTCCCTAAGTGAAGATGCGATGTCGGCGGTACCCCGGTCGATCCGCGATGCGGCCTATGCCCTGGGGGCGACGCGGTTGGAAGTCGCTCTGAAGGTGGTTGTGCCTGCAGCGTTGTCCGGGATCGTTGCTTCTTTCGTGCTTGGATTGTCCAGAGCCATCGGCGAGACGATGATCGTGGCGATGGCTTCCGGCGGTTTGGCCAACCTGACGTGGAATCCTCTGGAGAGCATGCAGACGCTCACGGCGTATATCGTCATGGTCGCTAATGGGGATACGACCCATGGAACCGTTGAATATTATACGATCTATGCCGTTGGTCTGCTGTTGTTCATCATGACGCTGCTCATGAACATCTTGGCAGGATACATTAAGCGGAAGTTTAGGGAGGAATACCGATGA
- the pstB gene encoding phosphate ABC transporter ATP-binding protein PstB, producing the protein MSTIVDIQDLNLYYGDFHALKGINMKVPERTITAFIGPSGCGKSTLLRTLNRMNDMIKGVRIEGKVIISGTNIYDHDVNVELLRKQIGMVFQQPNPFPKSIYDNIAYGPRIHGIKKKSELDEIVERSLRAAALWDEVKDSLKKSAYGLSGGQQQRLCIARALAVEPQILLMDEPTSALDPISTLKIEELVQELKERYTIIMVTHNMQQAARVSDQTAFFLNGEVIEMDRTDQLFSNPREQRTEDYISGRFG; encoded by the coding sequence ATGTCAACTATTGTAGATATACAGGATCTTAACCTATATTATGGGGATTTCCATGCCCTCAAAGGAATAAATATGAAAGTGCCGGAACGAACGATCACGGCATTCATCGGTCCGTCCGGCTGCGGGAAATCGACCCTGTTAAGAACCTTAAACCGGATGAATGATATGATCAAAGGCGTGCGCATCGAGGGCAAAGTAATCATCAGCGGCACCAATATTTATGATCATGATGTCAACGTGGAATTGCTGCGGAAGCAGATCGGCATGGTGTTCCAGCAGCCGAACCCCTTCCCGAAGTCGATCTATGATAATATCGCTTACGGACCGCGTATCCACGGCATTAAGAAAAAATCAGAACTCGATGAGATCGTCGAGCGGAGCCTAAGGGCAGCAGCGCTGTGGGATGAAGTGAAGGATTCGCTGAAGAAATCCGCATACGGCTTGTCCGGCGGACAGCAGCAACGGCTCTGTATCGCCCGGGCTCTGGCTGTTGAACCGCAGATCCTGCTCATGGATGAACCGACTTCGGCCCTCGACCCCATCTCGACCTTGAAGATCGAAGAATTGGTACAAGAGCTCAAGGAAAGATATACGATTATCATGGTCACGCACAATATGCAGCAAGCAGCTCGCGTCTCGGATCAAACGGCATTTTTCTTAAACGGTGAAGTTATCGAAATGGACAGAACGGACCAGTTGTTTTCAAATCCGCGTGAACAACGGACGGAAGACTACATTAGCGGCCGATTCGGCTGA
- the pstA gene encoding phosphate ABC transporter permease PstA: MKQAELTRRILQRKNRNRIFKGIFLASTLVGVVALAVLLIDILIKGAGWLTWDFITGTSSRIPEKNGIWPALIGTLWLMMITAPLTFIIGVATAIYLEEYAKDNWFSRFVQMNISNLAGVPSIVYGLLGLTVFVRVMHFGNSILSGALTLTLLVLPILIVSAQEAIRAVPVSQRQASYALGANKWQTVTKVVLPSALPGILTGSILALSRAIGETAPIIAIGAVSFTRAIPQGLLDSFTALPIQIFSWSGMPNPKFENVAAAGIIVLLIVLLGMNAIAILLRNKYQKR; this comes from the coding sequence ATGAAACAAGCGGAACTTACGAGGAGAATACTGCAGAGGAAAAATCGCAACCGCATCTTCAAAGGGATCTTCCTGGCTTCTACCTTAGTCGGAGTTGTCGCCCTGGCGGTGCTGCTGATCGATATCTTGATCAAAGGTGCGGGATGGCTGACCTGGGACTTCATCACGGGCACTTCCTCACGGATTCCTGAGAAGAACGGGATCTGGCCGGCGCTGATCGGTACGCTGTGGCTGATGATGATCACAGCTCCGCTGACCTTCATCATCGGTGTGGCCACGGCAATCTATCTGGAGGAATACGCGAAAGACAACTGGTTCAGCCGATTCGTGCAGATGAATATCTCCAACTTAGCCGGCGTTCCTTCGATTGTCTATGGTCTGTTAGGATTGACGGTATTCGTACGGGTGATGCATTTTGGCAACAGCATCCTCAGCGGTGCACTGACCCTGACCCTGCTCGTCCTGCCGATTCTGATCGTCTCGGCTCAGGAAGCCATTCGGGCGGTACCGGTGAGTCAGAGACAAGCCTCCTATGCCCTCGGCGCTAACAAGTGGCAAACGGTGACCAAAGTCGTCCTGCCCTCGGCGCTGCCGGGGATCTTGACGGGTTCGATCCTGGCCTTGTCCCGGGCGATCGGTGAGACGGCGCCGATCATCGCCATCGGGGCAGTATCCTTTACGAGGGCGATCCCGCAAGGGTTGCTTGATTCCTTTACGGCGCTGCCGATTCAGATCTTCTCCTGGTCGGGAATGCCGAATCCGAAGTTTGAGAACGTAGCAGCAGCGGGGATCATCGTCCTGCTTATCGTGTTGCTCGGGATGAATGCGATCGCGATCCTCCTGCGCAACAAATATCAGAAACGTTGA